Proteins from one Pontibacter korlensis genomic window:
- a CDS encoding ThuA domain-containing protein: MIAKVPIKKAFYLFAVCLFAVFSCSDKRSGDPKVLVFSKTSGFHHNSIAAGNAALIKLGLENGFQVDTTTNANMFHEDSLKQYSAVVFLNTTADVLNHYQEADFERYIQAGGGFVGIHSATDTEYEWGWYGRLVGGYFSSHPETQEAVLHVVDKNHEATAHLPEEWKRTDEWYNFKNLNPETKVLLAIDESSYEGGTNGDNHPMAWYHEYDGGRAFYTALGHTDESYQDPQYLKHVLGGIKYAIGENKELDYEQATSKRAPEADRFVKVQLNTGAFFEPTEMAILPSLDILVAQRRGELMLYNNKTGDVTQVGALNVYHKTTIPDVNAEEGLMGLAADPNFSKNNFIYLFYSPADTSVNRLSRFVFKNGKLDNSSEKVILQFYSQRNICCHTGGSIAFGPGNTLFLSTGDNSTPFNEKGQPYVNNGYAPLDDRPGHEQFDARRTSANTNDLRGKIIRIKMNDDGTYTIPEGNLFPTNTPNARPEIFTMGHRNPYRISVDQKKGYLYWGDVGPDAAGDSMKVRGPRGYDEMNQARKAGNFGWPLFIGNNYAYNRYDYGKGFTGPEFDPAKPVNESRNNTGIKELPAAQPAFVWYPYAESPDFPQVGSGGRNAMTGPVYYSDMFPEQTRYSSYYDGKLFVYDWMRNWIKVITMKENGDFDKMETFMPDIKLTGAIDMEVGPDGRLYVLEYGSGWFAKNDDSGLARIDYLAGNRPPKVADLTVDKMSGRTPLVITAKVDAKDPENDKMRYEWNVGGKTLRTTEPSLKYTINNNGDHSISVVVFDDKNASSKSNVVTLYAGNEQPQVNVALQGNRSFYTEGQPVKYSVKVTDPDGTVDMNNLFVSVDYVEGTDLAGASQGHQIVSEEMLGKNLMLSSDCKACHSINEKSIGPTYTQVAKRYQKDNGAMTHLTNKIIKGGSGVWGEAAMPAHPNMSESDAKQIVKWILSLGNTENARKSLPASGEIVPKVDSKQKDNTVLKLTATYTDQGGQGIKPLAGTGVVYLRNTTLDAADFKSINGFNSVEFGGAHFLIFPGSNGWLKQPQLDLTNIGSIELIGFGNGETTEYKAEVRLDQPDGTKVGEGILKLGGERQPGSGTVKLQNLPDSKLHDVYIVVNVAGGATGQNHVLKTVRFVPASGTAVSSSR; the protein is encoded by the coding sequence ATGATAGCAAAAGTCCCAATAAAGAAGGCATTTTACCTGTTTGCGGTGTGCCTCTTTGCTGTCTTTTCCTGTAGTGATAAGCGTTCCGGTGATCCGAAGGTGCTTGTGTTTAGCAAGACCAGCGGGTTCCATCACAACTCTATTGCAGCAGGAAATGCCGCCCTTATAAAATTAGGTCTAGAAAATGGCTTTCAGGTAGACACCACTACCAATGCCAACATGTTCCATGAAGACTCTCTTAAGCAGTACTCTGCGGTAGTGTTTCTTAACACTACCGCAGATGTGCTTAATCACTACCAGGAAGCTGACTTTGAGCGCTACATTCAGGCCGGTGGTGGTTTTGTGGGTATCCACTCTGCCACAGACACTGAGTACGAGTGGGGATGGTACGGCAGATTGGTTGGCGGCTACTTTAGCAGCCACCCTGAGACGCAGGAGGCTGTACTGCATGTAGTGGATAAAAATCATGAGGCTACTGCACACCTGCCAGAGGAGTGGAAGAGAACTGACGAGTGGTACAACTTTAAGAACCTGAACCCGGAAACTAAGGTGCTGTTAGCTATAGATGAGAGCAGCTACGAAGGCGGTACTAACGGCGATAACCACCCAATGGCTTGGTACCACGAGTACGATGGTGGCCGTGCATTTTATACTGCTTTAGGCCATACAGATGAGTCTTACCAGGATCCGCAGTACCTGAAGCACGTACTGGGAGGCATCAAGTATGCGATCGGTGAAAATAAAGAGCTGGACTATGAGCAAGCTACCTCTAAGCGTGCGCCAGAGGCTGACCGCTTTGTGAAGGTGCAGCTGAACACTGGTGCTTTCTTTGAGCCTACTGAGATGGCTATTCTGCCGAGCCTCGACATCCTGGTGGCACAGCGCCGTGGCGAATTGATGCTGTACAACAACAAAACAGGTGATGTAACGCAGGTAGGTGCGCTAAATGTGTACCATAAAACAACCATACCTGATGTAAACGCAGAGGAAGGATTAATGGGCTTAGCAGCTGACCCTAACTTCAGCAAGAACAACTTTATCTATCTGTTCTATAGCCCTGCGGATACCTCTGTAAACCGCTTGTCGAGGTTCGTGTTTAAGAATGGTAAACTGGATAACTCCTCAGAAAAAGTTATTCTGCAGTTTTACTCCCAGCGCAATATCTGCTGCCACACTGGCGGCTCTATAGCGTTCGGTCCAGGTAACACCCTTTTCCTTTCTACTGGAGATAACTCTACACCATTCAACGAAAAAGGACAGCCTTATGTAAATAATGGCTATGCGCCGCTGGATGATCGCCCAGGCCACGAGCAGTTTGATGCCCGAAGAACTTCTGCTAACACCAACGACCTGAGAGGTAAGATCATCAGAATTAAGATGAATGATGATGGTACCTACACTATACCTGAAGGAAACCTGTTTCCTACAAATACACCAAACGCGCGCCCTGAAATCTTTACCATGGGGCATCGTAATCCATACCGTATCTCTGTAGATCAGAAAAAAGGTTACCTGTACTGGGGCGATGTGGGCCCAGATGCCGCTGGCGATAGCATGAAAGTTCGTGGCCCTAGAGGTTATGATGAGATGAACCAGGCCCGTAAGGCTGGTAACTTTGGTTGGCCTCTGTTTATAGGTAACAACTATGCTTACAACCGCTACGACTATGGTAAGGGCTTTACAGGACCAGAGTTTGATCCTGCAAAACCGGTAAACGAGTCTCGCAACAACACAGGTATTAAGGAGCTTCCTGCTGCGCAGCCTGCCTTTGTCTGGTATCCATATGCAGAGTCGCCTGACTTCCCACAGGTGGGCTCAGGAGGCCGTAACGCCATGACAGGTCCGGTTTATTACTCAGACATGTTTCCAGAACAGACACGCTACTCGTCTTACTACGACGGAAAGTTATTTGTATATGACTGGATGCGTAACTGGATTAAGGTTATCACCATGAAAGAAAATGGCGATTTTGATAAGATGGAGACGTTTATGCCAGACATTAAGCTGACGGGTGCTATAGACATGGAAGTTGGCCCAGACGGTAGGCTTTATGTGCTGGAGTATGGTTCTGGCTGGTTTGCGAAGAATGATGATTCAGGCCTTGCCAGGATAGACTATCTGGCTGGTAACAGACCTCCTAAGGTGGCTGACTTGACAGTAGACAAAATGAGCGGTAGAACACCGTTAGTCATCACGGCCAAAGTGGATGCGAAAGATCCTGAGAACGACAAGATGCGCTATGAGTGGAATGTTGGGGGTAAAACCCTACGCACTACAGAGCCTTCTCTGAAGTATACAATCAACAACAACGGCGACCACAGTATAAGCGTGGTAGTGTTTGATGATAAAAATGCTTCTTCTAAGAGCAATGTAGTTACCCTGTACGCTGGTAATGAGCAGCCTCAGGTTAATGTGGCTTTACAAGGCAACCGCAGCTTCTATACCGAAGGTCAGCCAGTTAAGTATAGTGTAAAAGTTACAGACCCGGATGGCACAGTTGATATGAACAACCTGTTTGTGTCGGTGGATTATGTAGAAGGTACAGACTTGGCTGGTGCTTCTCAGGGACACCAGATTGTTTCGGAAGAAATGCTGGGCAAAAACCTGATGCTAAGCTCTGACTGTAAAGCATGTCACTCTATCAATGAAAAGTCTATCGGCCCGACTTACACGCAGGTAGCCAAGCGTTACCAAAAGGATAATGGAGCCATGACACACCTGACCAACAAGATTATTAAAGGTGGTAGTGGTGTATGGGGTGAGGCGGCCATGCCAGCACACCCTAACATGTCTGAGTCTGATGCCAAGCAGATTGTAAAATGGATTCTTTCTTTGGGTAACACAGAGAACGCTAGAAAGTCTCTGCCTGCCAGTGGAGAGATAGTGCCTAAAGTTGACTCAAAGCAAAAGGATAACACAGTTCTGAAACTAACGGCTACTTACACAGACCAGGGAGGCCAGGGTATCAAGCCACTTGCCGGAACCGGAGTAGTGTACCTGCGCAATACAACCCTGGATGCAGCAGACTTCAAGTCTATCAATGGCTTCAACAGCGTGGAGTTCGGCGGAGCTCATTTCCTGATCTTCCCGGGCTCGAACGGTTGGCTGAAACAGCCGCAGTTAGATCTGACTAATATCGGCAGCATTGAGCTGATAGGCTTCGGCAATGGTGAGACTACCGAGTATAAAGCGGAGGTAAGGCTGGATCAGCCAGATGGCACTAAGGTAGGAGAAGGCATACTTAAGCTTGGCGGAGAAAGACAACCAGGTAGTGGTACTGTGAAGCTTCAAAACCTACCAGATAGCAAGCTCCACGATGTCTACATTGTGGTGAATGTAGCTGGTGGTGCAACCGGCCAGAACCATGTGCTTAAAACAGTTCGCTTTGTACCTGCATCAGGAACTGCAGTTTCAAGCAGCAGATAA
- the hpf gene encoding ribosome hibernation-promoting factor, HPF/YfiA family: MNYTENFEGIKLDVQAVDIDISDAMQQKLREKITKLKRHAKKIDSVDIYFKEEASQSTNTRSVHMRVGVPGNDVFAQDSGDNWYQLLDNVEDKLKRQLEKK; encoded by the coding sequence ATGAATTACACAGAGAATTTTGAAGGTATAAAACTAGATGTACAGGCTGTTGATATCGATATTTCGGATGCGATGCAGCAAAAACTAAGGGAGAAGATTACAAAACTGAAGCGTCATGCCAAGAAGATAGATTCAGTGGATATATATTTCAAGGAAGAAGCGAGCCAGTCAACTAACACGAGGAGCGTGCACATGCGGGTTGGCGTACCTGGTAACGATGTGTTTGCACAGGACTCAGGAGACAATTGGTACCAGTTGCTCGATAATGTGGAGGATAAGCTGAAGCGTCAACTCGAAAAGAAATAA
- a CDS encoding SDR family NAD(P)-dependent oxidoreductase encodes MRQKSNTSAILAIYRSKYKNMPNTYYQDKTVLITGGAQGIGLGMAQAFAEAGANVVITDKDEEAGQEALKRLKGQGLEVVFIPCDVSVESEVQVLLQQVEEKYKKLDVLLNNAGIADPFVGALQELDMAVFDKVLAVNLRGPLLCSKYALPLLQKAEHPAILNISSTRAFMSEPDTFAYSASKGGLEALTHSLAVSLTKERVRVNAIAPGWIEVGEWKKESEKYTPQHTEQDKEQHPVGRVGLPQDIAEAALFLCSDKAGFITGQSLSIDGGMTVKMIYH; translated from the coding sequence ATGCGGCAGAAATCTAATACATCCGCTATACTTGCCATTTACAGATCAAAGTATAAAAATATGCCTAACACTTACTACCAAGATAAGACTGTACTAATAACCGGAGGCGCACAGGGTATAGGACTGGGAATGGCACAAGCTTTTGCTGAGGCCGGAGCAAATGTAGTGATCACCGATAAAGACGAGGAAGCAGGGCAGGAAGCACTAAAGCGGCTAAAAGGCCAGGGACTTGAGGTTGTGTTTATACCTTGTGATGTTAGCGTAGAATCTGAAGTACAGGTACTTCTGCAACAGGTAGAAGAGAAGTATAAAAAGCTGGACGTGCTCCTAAACAACGCAGGCATTGCTGACCCTTTTGTTGGGGCGCTGCAGGAACTGGACATGGCTGTGTTCGACAAAGTGCTTGCTGTAAACCTGCGCGGGCCGCTGTTGTGCTCTAAGTATGCACTGCCTCTGTTGCAGAAGGCTGAGCACCCTGCTATCCTGAACATCTCAAGCACCCGGGCTTTTATGTCGGAGCCTGATACATTTGCTTATTCCGCATCTAAAGGTGGCCTGGAGGCGCTGACGCATTCATTGGCTGTAAGTCTGACAAAAGAGCGGGTACGTGTAAACGCTATTGCACCTGGCTGGATTGAAGTAGGAGAGTGGAAGAAGGAGAGTGAGAAGTATACACCTCAGCACACTGAGCAGGACAAAGAACAGCACCCGGTAGGGCGTGTTGGTCTACCACAGGATATAGCTGAGGCCGCCCTGTTCCTTTGCTCCGATAAGGCGGGCTTTATCACAGGGCAGAGCTTAAGTATAGACGGAGGCATGACTGTGAAAATGATATATCACTGA
- a CDS encoding DsbA family protein — MRNLPDNLSLLYVTNPMCAWCYGFTPVVRRLKALWQGRLDVQVLFGDLQAHQTKPLLHDQKERLALSWHRVQERTYLPFEYRFFIQRSFVFNTEPACRAMLCVRLLRPVLTLEVLRAMHSAFFVDNADLKDTRELVRLVGLFGIPENLFMTLFESEEITQQMEDEFAYVNNIGATTFPSLFLNTENGPERLAAGYVELHELEQRLFQLL; from the coding sequence ATGAGAAACCTGCCAGACAACCTTTCGCTTCTTTATGTTACCAACCCTATGTGCGCATGGTGCTACGGTTTTACACCAGTGGTGCGGCGTTTAAAGGCCTTGTGGCAGGGCAGGCTAGATGTGCAGGTGCTTTTTGGCGATCTGCAGGCCCATCAAACAAAGCCTCTACTGCACGATCAGAAAGAGCGCCTGGCTCTAAGCTGGCATCGGGTGCAGGAGCGAACTTACTTGCCTTTCGAGTACCGGTTCTTTATCCAGCGGAGTTTTGTCTTTAACACTGAACCTGCCTGCAGGGCTATGTTGTGTGTACGGCTTCTACGGCCTGTGCTAACTCTGGAAGTATTGCGTGCCATGCATTCGGCTTTTTTTGTTGATAATGCTGACCTGAAAGATACACGTGAACTGGTGCGACTGGTGGGGCTGTTCGGTATTCCTGAAAACCTATTTATGACACTGTTCGAGTCGGAGGAAATAACCCAGCAAATGGAAGATGAATTTGCCTACGTGAACAATATTGGCGCCACCACCTTCCCAAGTTTGTTCCTCAATACAGAAAATGGACCGGAACGCTTGGCAGCTGGTTATGTGGAGCTGCATGAGTTAGAACAACGCCTTTTTCAGCTGTTGTAA
- a CDS encoding DUF1801 domain-containing protein has translation MRSKTTTNQVDEYVDKLTPEKKLLAQEVRRIISGSVAHLEECVRWDCACYFFYGPVCYFASSRSGIHFGFFRGKELSDPHRRLVSRNGQYPHIKVRTLADIDETYFADLVREAVQLNQN, from the coding sequence ATGAGAAGCAAAACGACCACAAACCAAGTTGATGAGTATGTAGATAAACTGACACCTGAGAAGAAGTTGTTGGCCCAAGAGGTTCGGCGAATAATCAGCGGTTCAGTGGCCCATCTGGAGGAGTGCGTGCGCTGGGATTGCGCATGTTATTTTTTCTATGGCCCTGTCTGCTACTTTGCCTCTTCACGCAGCGGCATTCATTTTGGTTTTTTCAGAGGGAAAGAGCTTTCCGATCCTCACCGCCGCCTGGTAAGCCGCAACGGCCAATATCCACATATTAAAGTGCGCACCTTAGCCGACATTGATGAGACTTATTTTGCGGACTTAGTTCGCGAGGCAGTGCAGTTAAATCAAAACTAA
- a CDS encoding cation diffusion facilitator family transporter, which translates to MGHAHHHHGGHGHDHGAGSNIKVAFFLNFAFTLLEIVGGLWINSVAILSDALHDLGDSLSLGLAWYFENVAKRGRDQKYTFGYKRFSLLGAVINSVILLVGSFIILSEAIPRIWDPQEVNAPGMMAFALLGILVNGAAVLRLKKGESLNERVVRLHLMEDVLGWVAVLIGGIILYFFDLPWIDPLLSVLITLYVLYNVIRNLRETMNILLQGTPKHISAEKVEAVLKEIPEIRSVHDLHIWTLDGSYNVLTMHAVAEFQLPVQQEEELKKRIRAAMAGMDIQHVTMELERPGEACSHKGNL; encoded by the coding sequence ATGGGACACGCACATCACCATCATGGAGGCCATGGCCACGACCATGGAGCGGGCAGCAATATAAAAGTGGCTTTTTTCCTGAATTTCGCCTTCACCCTACTAGAGATAGTTGGCGGACTCTGGATCAATAGCGTGGCTATACTTTCGGACGCCCTGCACGACCTTGGCGACTCCCTCTCACTTGGCCTGGCATGGTACTTCGAAAACGTAGCTAAGCGCGGGCGAGACCAGAAATACACATTTGGTTATAAGCGTTTTTCATTATTGGGAGCCGTTATCAATTCAGTTATACTGCTGGTTGGTTCATTTATCATACTTTCAGAGGCCATACCTCGTATCTGGGATCCTCAGGAGGTAAATGCTCCAGGTATGATGGCGTTCGCCTTGCTTGGAATATTGGTTAACGGTGCCGCTGTACTTCGCCTGAAAAAAGGGGAATCATTGAACGAGCGTGTCGTAAGGCTTCACCTGATGGAGGACGTGCTGGGATGGGTAGCGGTACTGATTGGAGGCATTATATTATACTTCTTCGACCTGCCTTGGATCGACCCACTGCTTTCTGTTTTAATCACGCTCTACGTGCTGTATAACGTGATTAGAAACTTACGCGAAACTATGAATATTCTGCTGCAGGGTACACCAAAGCACATAAGTGCTGAAAAAGTGGAGGCCGTGTTAAAAGAAATACCTGAGATTAGATCAGTACATGATCTGCATATCTGGACACTGGATGGTAGCTATAATGTACTTACCATGCATGCCGTTGCCGAATTTCAGTTGCCGGTGCAACAGGAGGAAGAATTAAAGAAAAGGATACGCGCTGCCATGGCAGGCATGGACATTCAGCACGTAACCATGGAACTAGAAAGGCCAGGTGAGGCTTGCAGCCATAAAGGCAACCTTTAG
- a CDS encoding response regulator transcription factor, which yields MKILLIEDEPKVASFIKKGLEEQSYEVDQAYDGNFGIKLALQNEYDLIILDIILPNMNGLEVCREIRRHNVAVSILMLTALGTTDDKIIGLDAGADDYLTKPFEFKELLARIRAISRRSTEVNVGEKLGIADLEMDVARKTVTRGGKPINLTAREFALLHYLLRNKGRVVSRVDITEQVWETSFDTGSNVIDVYINFLRKKVDKGHSSKLIHTLVGMGYVLKEQNTV from the coding sequence ATGAAGATACTTCTTATTGAGGATGAACCAAAGGTGGCCTCATTCATAAAAAAAGGGCTGGAAGAGCAGAGCTACGAAGTTGATCAGGCCTATGACGGCAACTTTGGCATTAAGCTGGCACTTCAGAATGAGTATGACCTTATTATTCTGGATATTATCCTGCCAAACATGAACGGACTGGAGGTTTGTCGTGAGATCCGGCGTCACAACGTTGCAGTGTCTATACTCATGCTTACAGCGCTTGGTACAACCGATGATAAAATCATAGGCTTGGATGCCGGTGCTGATGATTATCTGACCAAGCCTTTTGAGTTTAAGGAACTACTGGCACGTATCAGGGCAATCTCCAGGCGCAGTACTGAGGTTAATGTAGGTGAAAAGCTAGGTATAGCAGACCTGGAAATGGATGTGGCCAGAAAAACTGTTACCAGAGGCGGTAAGCCGATCAACTTAACGGCCCGTGAGTTCGCTTTGCTGCATTACCTGTTGCGTAACAAAGGACGGGTAGTATCTAGGGTTGATATAACGGAGCAGGTGTGGGAAACATCTTTTGACACAGGAAGTAACGTGATCGACGTGTACATTAACTTTCTTCGTAAAAAGGTGGATAAGGGACACAGCTCTAAATTAATCCACACGCTGGTTGGGATGGGTTATGTTCTGAAGGAGCAAAATACAGTATGA
- a CDS encoding HAMP domain-containing sensor histidine kinase yields MKIRTKLTMQFASIIALILILFSLVVYYFTSLYRQDDFYNRILRRAEVAARHVLEADEVGEDQRRQNLIQFYHELPHEAVRIYNSSGDLKFSNGEGDLGVTPAILERIRREGVLEYDIDVRQVVGIRYQDSTGDFVVLASSIDAYSLRKLQNLKIILVVGFLGSMVVVIIAGWAFAKQALLPITKVVSEVKQISANDLHLRLSNADGKDELSHLAQTFNSMLDRLELAFEMQSTFVSNASHELRTPLTTMIGELEVALMKPREPEEYQRVLQSTLEDARLLTELSNGLLQIAQASIDPSKVKQSYLRFDELVWMARDQTLKRQPKARIDIDFSNFPDDENRLVVRGNEALLLIAVVNVLENAIKFSPNGRVAVGQIEVQKHDVVLRVQDQGLGISQEDLKHVFVPFFRADNVRNITGHGIGLPLTERILKMHRGSINVSSQINKGTEVTISLPQAYVIIPI; encoded by the coding sequence ATGAAAATACGCACCAAATTAACAATGCAGTTTGCCAGTATCATTGCGCTGATATTGATTCTGTTTTCACTGGTTGTTTACTACTTTACTTCCCTTTACCGCCAGGACGATTTTTATAACCGTATTCTACGAAGAGCTGAGGTGGCTGCCCGGCATGTGTTGGAGGCCGATGAAGTAGGAGAGGATCAGAGGCGGCAAAACCTGATTCAGTTTTACCATGAGCTGCCCCATGAAGCGGTGAGGATCTATAACAGTAGCGGAGATCTTAAATTCTCGAATGGGGAAGGTGATCTAGGTGTGACTCCGGCCATACTAGAGCGCATACGCCGAGAGGGGGTGCTGGAGTATGATATAGATGTACGACAGGTAGTAGGCATACGCTACCAGGATAGTACGGGAGATTTCGTTGTGCTGGCCTCCAGTATCGATGCCTATAGTTTACGCAAGCTACAAAACCTGAAGATTATACTTGTAGTTGGCTTTCTAGGCTCCATGGTAGTGGTTATAATTGCTGGTTGGGCCTTTGCAAAACAGGCTCTATTGCCTATAACAAAGGTAGTAAGTGAGGTAAAGCAAATTAGCGCCAACGACCTGCACTTACGTCTGAGCAATGCCGACGGCAAAGATGAACTCTCGCACTTAGCACAGACTTTCAATAGCATGCTCGACCGCCTTGAGCTGGCATTTGAAATGCAAAGCACATTTGTGTCCAATGCCTCGCATGAGTTGCGCACTCCTTTAACCACGATGATAGGGGAACTAGAGGTAGCTCTGATGAAGCCGAGAGAGCCGGAGGAATACCAGCGGGTGCTACAGAGTACGCTGGAGGACGCCCGCCTTTTAACCGAGCTCTCTAATGGCTTGTTGCAAATAGCCCAGGCAAGTATAGATCCTTCCAAAGTAAAGCAGTCTTACCTGCGCTTTGATGAACTGGTCTGGATGGCCCGGGACCAGACCCTAAAACGCCAGCCAAAGGCACGTATTGATATAGATTTTTCAAACTTTCCGGATGACGAGAACCGCCTGGTTGTGCGTGGCAATGAGGCCTTACTTTTGATTGCTGTCGTAAATGTTCTGGAGAATGCTATTAAGTTCTCACCTAATGGCAGAGTGGCAGTGGGGCAGATTGAGGTGCAAAAGCATGATGTGGTGCTGCGTGTGCAAGACCAGGGTTTGGGTATTTCACAGGAAGATCTCAAACATGTGTTTGTGCCGTTCTTCCGTGCCGACAATGTCCGTAACATAACAGGCCATGGTATTGGCCTTCCGCTAACAGAGCGTATACTTAAAATGCACAGGGGAAGTATAAATGTAAGCTCCCAGATAAATAAGGGTACAGAAGTAACTATTTCATTGCCGCAGGCCTACGTTATAATTCCCATCTGA